In one window of Desulfovibrio sp. DNA:
- a CDS encoding ABC transporter ATP-binding protein, with the protein MASSEMVVSDLRKTYGYGQKEKIILEDCSFTLRGGEITVLIGPSGSGKSTLVNLLAGYEMPDSGNITLDGVKVKGPGGDRLVVFQETALFPWMSTYSNVAFGPLVQRKIATAQVEARVSALLEKVGLQDFRNKYPSHLSGGMQRRCELARMLANMPKVMMLDEPFRGLDAMTREIMQEYFVRLLEEQKGTVLFITSEIDEAIFMADRLLIMSNAPGKIIKEIEIDLPRPREKEILLSSKVQHYKRDAMDLLHAEALKAFSSGSRAVQDFLEGYERQQELV; encoded by the coding sequence ATGGCCTCCTCTGAAATGGTCGTCAGCGACCTCCGTAAGACATACGGATATGGGCAGAAGGAAAAGATTATTCTGGAAGACTGCTCGTTCACCCTGCGCGGTGGAGAAATCACGGTTCTCATTGGTCCGTCCGGAAGCGGTAAAAGCACCCTAGTCAACCTGCTTGCCGGTTATGAAATGCCGGATTCCGGAAACATAACGCTGGACGGCGTGAAAGTGAAAGGCCCCGGCGGAGATCGCCTGGTCGTCTTTCAGGAAACGGCGCTTTTCCCGTGGATGAGCACCTATTCCAACGTGGCCTTTGGTCCTCTTGTGCAGCGAAAAATCGCCACAGCGCAGGTGGAGGCACGGGTTTCAGCCTTGCTTGAAAAAGTGGGGCTTCAAGACTTTCGCAACAAGTACCCCTCGCATCTTTCGGGAGGCATGCAGCGTCGGTGTGAGCTGGCGCGCATGTTGGCCAACATGCCAAAGGTCATGATGCTGGACGAACCTTTTCGTGGCCTGGACGCCATGACAAGGGAAATCATGCAGGAATATTTTGTTCGTCTGCTTGAAGAACAGAAAGGCACTGTCCTTTTTATTACTTCAGAAATTGATGAAGCCATTTTTATGGCCGACAGATTGCTTATCATGAGCAATGCCCCTGGCAAGATTATCAAGGAGATAGAAATAGATCTGCCGCGTCCTAGAGAAAAGGAAATCCTGCTTTCTTCCAAGGTGCAGCACTACAAAAGGGACGCGATGGATCTGCTCCATGCAGAGGCGCTTAAAGC
- a CDS encoding NrtA/SsuA/CpmA family ABC transporter substrate-binding protein, protein MRKLLVWVFAVFLCFGMVTPSFAEKIVVGYQPYDTISYSAIVIRAKEIWKKYMPQGTEVEFEGALQGSVIVNAMLADKQSIGYLGDMPAVVCTTKTSIAPIKLVASLGFSAGQRCNVIMVRADAPQFASPEDAVKWLDDKTIATPKGSCAERFLRTVMEHSNIKPKTILNESLEVIATNFRVKKIDAAVLWEPTVSRISDLAGEGVARVVATGNTFGTPDAGFVAMRADFLQKHPDLALAWLKAELEAQQFILDPKNWNEVAQLVSAQATGITPLMAWFSIYGQIPAQCGGAPERDTKPYIFTPAVHNLLEGTYTFLFKNKIIDVDHAPAGAIDDSLAVKAAKELNVHVPLGVIVPKDISTANLPK, encoded by the coding sequence ATGCGTAAACTTCTCGTGTGGGTTTTTGCCGTTTTCCTTTGCTTCGGCATGGTGACGCCGTCCTTTGCCGAAAAAATTGTGGTCGGCTACCAGCCGTACGACACCATTTCTTATTCGGCCATAGTGATTCGCGCCAAGGAAATTTGGAAAAAGTACATGCCTCAGGGAACCGAGGTGGAGTTTGAAGGGGCTCTGCAAGGTTCCGTCATCGTGAATGCGATGCTCGCGGATAAGCAGAGCATCGGTTATCTGGGCGACATGCCCGCCGTAGTCTGCACGACCAAAACCAGTATTGCACCCATCAAGCTGGTGGCGTCCCTGGGGTTTTCCGCCGGGCAGCGCTGCAATGTGATCATGGTGCGCGCGGACGCCCCCCAATTCGCTTCGCCTGAAGACGCCGTCAAATGGCTGGACGACAAAACGATCGCGACGCCGAAAGGCAGTTGTGCCGAGCGTTTTCTGCGCACCGTCATGGAGCACAGTAACATTAAGCCCAAGACCATCCTTAACGAATCTTTGGAAGTTATCGCCACCAACTTCCGCGTAAAAAAGATTGACGCCGCTGTGTTGTGGGAACCCACGGTGAGCCGCATCAGCGATCTCGCCGGTGAGGGCGTTGCTCGAGTTGTCGCCACCGGCAATACGTTTGGCACTCCTGATGCCGGATTCGTCGCCATGCGCGCAGACTTTCTCCAGAAGCACCCCGACTTGGCTCTGGCCTGGCTGAAGGCCGAGTTGGAAGCGCAGCAATTCATTCTTGATCCCAAAAACTGGAACGAGGTAGCCCAGCTTGTTTCAGCGCAGGCTACCGGCATCACGCCGCTTATGGCTTGGTTTTCCATCTACGGGCAGATCCCGGCCCAATGTGGCGGCGCACCCGAGCGCGACACCAAGCCTTACATTTTCACGCCTGCCGTACACAATCTGCTGGAAGGCACATATACCTTCCTTTTCAAAAACAAGATCATCGACGTCGATCATGCGCCCGCCGGCGCCATTGACGACTCACTGGCCGTCAAGGCCGCAAAGGAACTGAATGTCCATGTGCCCTTGGGCGTCATTGTGCCCAAGGATATCTCCACGGCCAATCTGCCCAAATAG
- a CDS encoding ABC transporter permease, whose product MLEVAASAGEVPVEKKNSIAVRILHSLTNKDSRRGLLLGLIGTVGFLFFWWLATEKLKLPRFEKLPGPVLCWNEFISRDPVFGTSIFTPQYYMHIMWSCLRILAGFTIATCLGVPLGLFMGWKKKVRDYAFPVLELLRPIPTMAWVPLAILMFAGREAPIIFLACLASFFATVLNTLLGVDSIDEVYFRAAKCLGASERNVFTRVVIPGALPFIFTGLQISMGVAWFSLVAAEMLSGEYGLGYLIWDSYVLSQYPVIVIGMATLGLIGYFCSAIIRMVGNQLMRWTVR is encoded by the coding sequence ATGCTTGAAGTCGCCGCGTCTGCGGGCGAAGTCCCCGTGGAGAAAAAGAACAGTATTGCCGTTCGGATCCTGCATAGCCTGACAAACAAAGATTCGAGAAGAGGTCTGTTGCTGGGGCTTATCGGCACTGTAGGGTTCCTGTTTTTCTGGTGGCTGGCCACGGAAAAGCTCAAATTACCCCGATTTGAAAAATTGCCTGGGCCCGTGTTGTGTTGGAACGAATTTATATCACGTGATCCAGTCTTTGGCACGTCCATTTTCACGCCGCAATACTACATGCATATCATGTGGAGTTGCCTGCGCATTCTTGCCGGCTTCACTATTGCCACTTGTCTCGGCGTCCCTTTGGGCCTGTTTATGGGCTGGAAGAAAAAAGTGCGCGATTATGCCTTCCCCGTACTGGAATTGTTGCGCCCTATTCCCACAATGGCGTGGGTTCCGTTGGCTATCCTGATGTTTGCAGGGCGCGAGGCTCCCATCATATTCCTGGCTTGTTTAGCCTCTTTCTTTGCCACAGTACTGAACACTCTGCTGGGCGTCGATTCCATCGACGAGGTTTATTTTCGCGCCGCCAAGTGCTTGGGTGCCTCCGAGCGGAATGTGTTCACACGCGTGGTTATCCCTGGTGCTTTGCCTTTCATCTTCACGGGGTTGCAGATCAGTATGGGCGTGGCTTGGTTTTCGCTGGTGGCGGCCGAGATGCTCTCTGGAGAATACGGCCTTGGCTACCTGATCTGGGATTCCTATGTCCTGAGCCAGTATCCCGTCATTGTTATCGGCATGGCCACGCTTGGGCTCATTGGCTATTTCTGTAGCGCGATTATCCGCATGGTCGGCAATCAGCTCATGCGTTGGACGGTGAGGTAA
- a CDS encoding ABC transporter ATP-binding protein, translating to MSSEGKISIRNVSKIYDPDGLNVCAIDNCSLELDAGEFCMVVGPSGCGKTTLLNAIAGFHDISSGEIYLDGQLLCSANKQTPPGKERIVVFQNGALFPWYTVLENTTFGPVVQGEDESSARKRAMDLLGELGLQATANSYPGELSSGMKRRVEIARALMNDPKVLLLDEPFRAMDAVTKGVMHEFLLRVYDRVRKTIFFITHDLEEAILLGSKVVVMTTRPCRVKQMINVDIPRPRDIRVQTSERYCELKSLIVNAVHEEAYKAFEAGERELA from the coding sequence ATGTCCAGTGAAGGCAAAATCAGTATCCGCAATGTGAGCAAAATTTATGACCCCGATGGCCTCAATGTCTGCGCAATAGACAATTGTTCCCTGGAGCTGGACGCGGGTGAGTTCTGCATGGTCGTCGGCCCTTCGGGCTGTGGCAAGACCACGCTTCTCAATGCCATTGCCGGGTTTCACGACATTTCTTCGGGCGAGATATATCTGGACGGCCAGCTTCTCTGCTCTGCCAACAAACAAACTCCCCCCGGCAAGGAACGCATTGTGGTTTTTCAGAACGGGGCTCTGTTCCCCTGGTACACTGTGCTTGAAAATACCACGTTCGGCCCTGTGGTGCAGGGAGAGGACGAATCTTCAGCACGCAAGAGGGCCATGGACCTTTTGGGGGAGTTGGGCTTGCAGGCCACGGCCAACAGTTATCCCGGGGAACTTTCGTCAGGCATGAAGCGCCGTGTGGAAATAGCCCGCGCGCTCATGAACGACCCCAAGGTTCTGCTGCTCGACGAGCCTTTTCGTGCCATGGACGCCGTGACCAAGGGCGTTATGCACGAGTTCCTGCTGCGGGTTTATGACCGGGTGCGCAAAACCATTTTTTTTATCACGCATGATTTGGAAGAGGCGATCCTGCTCGGCAGCAAAGTAGTTGTGATGACCACCAGACCTTGCCGTGTAAAGCAGATGATCAACGTAGATATCCCTCGCCCCCGCGACATCAGGGTGCAGACATCCGAACGGTATTGCGAGCTCAAAAGCCTCATCGTCAATGCCGTGCATGAAGAAGCATACAAGGCCTTTGAAGCCGGTGAGCGCGAGCTCGCATAA
- a CDS encoding ABC transporter permease produces the protein MSKKKIPLLARLETIEFQRGVISIITLIVIWEVGRSLKFPMLESMPAPHEVLGVLGGLLAEPSYWQNWMASIYRVFKGFLFAQIVGIPLGLTMAASRTFFGIVFPSFEILRPIPPLAWVPISIIFWPTTEMSITFVIFLGAFYTVVLNVVGGAKNIDARLTRAAISLGARRWDIFCKVVLPATLPSIFTGMAVGMGITWEVVVAAEMIAGKSGLGYLTWSSYVGGNYPQIVIGMMSIGVVGYLSSSAIRKLGHYCMPWTRTF, from the coding sequence ATGAGCAAGAAAAAAATTCCCTTGCTGGCCAGGCTGGAAACCATCGAATTCCAGCGCGGCGTCATTTCCATCATCACGCTCATTGTCATTTGGGAAGTAGGACGCTCCTTAAAGTTCCCCATGCTGGAATCCATGCCGGCCCCGCATGAGGTTCTAGGGGTGCTCGGCGGGCTTCTGGCCGAACCATCTTACTGGCAAAACTGGATGGCAAGCATCTATCGCGTGTTTAAAGGTTTTTTGTTTGCACAAATCGTCGGCATTCCCTTGGGCCTGACCATGGCGGCGAGCCGTACCTTTTTCGGCATTGTCTTTCCTTCTTTTGAAATATTGCGGCCCATTCCGCCTTTGGCGTGGGTGCCCATCTCCATCATCTTTTGGCCGACAACGGAAATGTCCATTACCTTTGTAATCTTTTTGGGCGCATTCTACACCGTGGTGCTCAATGTGGTCGGTGGCGCCAAGAATATTGATGCCCGTCTTACCCGCGCGGCCATTTCGTTGGGGGCGCGTCGCTGGGACATCTTTTGCAAAGTTGTGCTGCCCGCGACCCTGCCCAGCATTTTCACCGGCATGGCGGTCGGCATGGGCATCACCTGGGAAGTGGTGGTCGCCGCGGAGATGATCGCCGGCAAATCTGGCCTGGGCTATCTCACATGGTCGTCCTATGTCGGCGGGAACTACCCGCAGATCGTCATCGGCATGATGAGCATTGGCGTGGTGGGCTATCTGTCCAGTTCCGCCATCCGCAAGCTCGGCCATTATTGTATGCCCTGGACAAGAACATTCTAA